In one window of Caenimonas aquaedulcis DNA:
- a CDS encoding ABC transporter substrate-binding protein, whose amino-acid sequence MNSRLVMTLVLAAAASGAQAQTLRIGLAEDPDVLDPSLARSFVGRIVFSSLCDKLVDIDEKLNIVPQLATSWQWSPDNKALTMKLRPGVTFHDGEKFDAAAVKYNIERHKTIAGSNRRGELLPVSTVDVVDDMTVRLNLTAPFSPLLTVLADRAGMMVSPKAAQANPANFGSKPVCSGPFKFVERIAQDKITLERYANYWNKAEIHFDKVTFQPIVDATVRLANLRSGQLDFIERVAPADVASIKKDPKLSIARITELGYQGITINTGKSDLAQKNPLGKDPRVREAFELSLDRAGIVKVAMDGEAEVGNQWVPPSNSFYARNVPVPKRDVARAKQLLKEAGVTNPTFTLMTPTTSDAQRLAQVVQAMAKEAGFDVKIQATEFATSLNLADKGQFDAYILAWSGRADPDGNLFSFYGCKQPLNYSGECRANWDDLLNRSRTSLAPAERIKVFATMAAEAAKERPIIYLYHRNWLWAYNKKVTGLRTVPDGLIRVQGLKM is encoded by the coding sequence ATGAACAGCAGATTGGTGATGACGCTGGTGCTGGCGGCCGCCGCATCCGGCGCGCAGGCGCAGACCTTGCGCATCGGCCTCGCCGAGGACCCGGACGTGCTCGACCCTTCGCTCGCGCGAAGCTTCGTCGGGCGCATCGTGTTCTCGTCGCTGTGCGACAAGCTCGTGGACATCGACGAGAAGCTCAACATCGTCCCGCAACTCGCGACCTCCTGGCAGTGGTCGCCCGACAACAAGGCGCTGACGATGAAGCTACGCCCGGGCGTCACCTTCCATGACGGCGAGAAGTTCGACGCCGCGGCGGTGAAGTACAACATCGAGCGCCATAAAACCATCGCGGGCTCCAACCGCCGCGGCGAACTGCTGCCGGTCTCCACCGTGGACGTGGTGGACGACATGACGGTGCGCCTGAACCTCACCGCGCCCTTCTCGCCCCTGCTCACCGTGCTGGCCGACCGCGCCGGCATGATGGTCTCGCCCAAGGCGGCGCAGGCGAACCCGGCCAACTTCGGCAGCAAGCCGGTGTGCTCGGGCCCCTTCAAGTTCGTGGAGCGCATTGCCCAGGACAAGATCACGCTGGAGCGCTACGCCAACTACTGGAACAAGGCCGAAATCCATTTCGACAAGGTGACCTTCCAGCCGATCGTGGACGCGACGGTGCGCCTCGCAAACCTGCGCTCAGGCCAGCTCGACTTCATCGAGCGCGTGGCTCCCGCCGACGTCGCCTCGATCAAGAAGGACCCTAAGCTGTCCATTGCACGCATCACCGAGCTGGGGTACCAGGGCATCACGATCAACACGGGCAAGAGCGACCTCGCGCAGAAGAACCCGCTGGGCAAGGACCCGCGCGTGCGCGAAGCCTTCGAGCTCTCGCTCGACCGCGCCGGCATCGTGAAGGTCGCGATGGATGGCGAGGCGGAAGTGGGCAACCAGTGGGTGCCGCCGAGCAACAGTTTCTACGCGCGCAACGTGCCGGTGCCCAAGCGCGACGTCGCGCGCGCCAAGCAGTTGCTCAAGGAAGCGGGCGTGACCAACCCGACGTTCACCTTGATGACGCCGACGACGTCCGACGCGCAGCGCCTCGCGCAGGTGGTGCAGGCGATGGCGAAGGAAGCGGGCTTTGACGTGAAGATCCAGGCGACGGAGTTCGCGACCTCGCTGAACCTCGCGGACAAGGGCCAGTTCGATGCGTACATCCTCGCGTGGAGCGGGCGCGCCGATCCGGACGGCAACCTCTTCAGCTTCTACGGCTGCAAGCAGCCGCTGAACTACAGCGGCGAGTGCCGCGCCAACTGGGACGACCTGCTCAACCGCTCGCGCACCTCGCTCGCCCCGGCCGAACGCATCAAGGTGTTCGCGACGATGGCGGCCGAAGCGGCGAAGGAGCGCCCGATCATCTACCTGTACCACCGCAACTGGCT